The nucleotide sequence ACAGCACATAGTGGCCAAGGGATAAAGTCTTGGTTGCCAAGAAATGCTGCGCGTATGCCCTCTGCAGCATAGGTGATTGGGTTGAGTAGCATGCAGTAGGCAATCCATGGTTGCCAAAGATAGACTTTTTTCCATACAACTAATGTTGCACCAATCCACCACATGGGTGCAAGAATTCGTGGCCATGAATTGGCCATAATCCATGACAGTGACAACGAGTAACTGAATGCTAAAAAGAAAGTAGAAAAATAAGCTAAAATTAATGGGTAAACGATTGCAATGCCTAGCCAACTGATTGCTGCTAGGTTAAAGTGCGTATGTAATAGGCCAACGCCAATCGTGAACAGTGGGAGCGTTACGATCGCAACCTCAAGCATGTGATTGATAATGAATGAGGCAAAGAGCCATCGCTTAGGAATGGGTAACGTCAGATGATAATCAATAAAGCGATCATGTTCTAAATTAAAACTTGTTTTTAGTACAAAGGCATATCCCAAATGGAATAATAATGAGGTCATGCTACCAAGGTAGGTAGGTGCAATCATGGCAGATGGCGTTCCCAGTAAGGGGAATAAATAACCAAAGGTGGTGACTTGTACGATAAGCGGTGGTATGCAATCAATGATAATTGAGCTCACATTGGCAGCGATCATTTTGAGATCTTTGCTTATCAGTACGCGGAGTATTCGAGCATTTTTAAGGGTACTCATTATTAAGCCTTTCAGGCGGTTTAGAGCTCTTGTATGTCTTTGGTGATATGTATAAAAATATCTTCTAGGTTGTCCATGCTATGTTTTGCTTTAAGTGCGGCAACCGATTCAATGAGTATGAGTCTTCCTCTGTGCAAGATACAGACTCTATCAGAAAGAACTTCAGCTTCGTCCAAATAGTGAGTCGTTAAAATAATCGTGATACCCATGCTTTTTAAATTTCTAATAATGGCCCAGAGTTTTCTGCGAATGTCAGGATCAAGACCTACGGTTGGCTCATCTAAAATAACAATTTCTGGATTGTGCATGAGTGCTCGTGCAATCAACACGCGTTGTTTAGTGCCGCCAGAAAGGGAATCGATAGCCGCATTCTCGTGGCGTTTAAGCTCAAGCTGTTCAATGAGTTTATCAGTACGTTGTTGGACTATTTCTTCGGGAATCAAAAAGTAACGGCCAGCAAATAATAAGTTTTCTTTAACCGTTAAAAATTGATCAAGGTTTTGTGTTTGTGGGCAAAATCCTAAGTGTGTTCGATAGTCAGGAATGTTTTTATAGATTGAAGTGCCATTAAAAAGAATGTCACCCGAAGTTGCAGGATGCAGGGTAGCTATGATAGAAGATAGTGTTGTTTTGCCAGCACCATTCACGCCAAGGAGCCCAAATATTTCGCCTTTATGAATATCGAGCGATACATTGTCCAAGGCTTTGGTAGTACCGTTTTTGCCTTGATATATTTTGGTGATATTTTTGATCGAAAGAATATTTTGTTGCATAGGTATTACTCGATGATAGTTCCGATTTTAATGAGATGCTTATTTTTATTGGCAACATAAATAGCAGCGAATATCCATACGACTGTTATGCCGCAGCTTATAAGTGTGCCAAATATCATTAAGTTGCCGATGTTATTTTTAAAGATGTTATTGATTTGTGCTCCTGTTTGTTGTGCTGCGCGGAAAGCAAACATATCAATCCATCCTTTGGTTTTAAAGCGAATATCTTTGCTGGTAGGAATGTAGAGCATTTCTTTTACTGGATTATTAAGGCCGTATGCTAATCCTTTTGCAAGAAGCATGACACCAAAGGTTGCCCATAGAAATTGTCCAGCAGTTGGATTGCCAAGATTAAAAAAAACGAATAATGATATGAATGCAGTTGCCAAACATACGGGAAATACTAATAAACAGAAGCGTATGCCAAAGCGTTTTAATAAGTAGCTCGTACCAAAAAAAGCCATGAGTAATGCGAGGGTATTCACGCTTATACCGTACATGCCTTGAAACTGTGCGAAGACGTCTTCTTGACAAAATGACGGATGCTCATGTGCGCTCGTTTGCATTTGGTATTCAACGATTTGAGTGATAATTTCATAAAAAGTAGAAATGACCAATATGCAGAGTACGTATGGTTTAGTGATTAGCAATATAAGACCAGAAAAAAATCCCTTAAGAAACCCTTCTTTTTTGTTTTCTGTGGTATGTGCTTCGGGATTGCCAATTTGTTGTTGTGGTGGTATAACACGCATAAAATAGTACATGAGGCAGCCAATTATAATAGAGGTGGCTGTAGCAATTAAAAAAAATGTCCATATGCCCCCAAACTGTAGTGAGCCAAGGTTGATAAGTGATCCTGTAATTGCGCCGCATTGTGCCATTGTAACGAGAAAAGGATAGCTTCGTTGTGCTGATTGCGTAGTGCTAATGCTTATGGTGAACGACCAGAAGAGCGTAATTAATAAAGCGCCGAAGCTGTCGGTGGCAAAAAATGATAACCAGCCTATGCCAGCAAGAATATTTTTACCTAAATACATATCGCCATAAAAATGACGTAACGCAAGCAATAGAGTGATACCACCAAAAAGAAACGTGTATAAGCTGCAGAGTAAATAAAAAACGGTATGTTTTTCGAATAAATCAATTATTTTCGAATATAACAAAATAAGAAGAATTATGACAAAAGGCGACCAAAACTTTGCAATTGGTTGCATAAGGCAACCATAATTTGCGGGCCATCCGAATTGACTAGGGAATGCAATCTTAAAAAAAATCGTGTTTTTAGCTAAACCTACGAGCCAATACGTACCTATGATAAGAAAAAAAATCATACCAAGAATAGTATATTTTTTGAGCTCTTCTTTGTGTAAATCAGGCCAAAAAAAGTGTACGAATTTGGTTAACATAATGAGTTCCTTAGTATTGTACACAAATTCTTATTCAATAATTGTTCCGCTTTTGATAAGGTATTTGTTTTTATTTGCAACATAAATAGCGGCAATTATCCATACTACTGTAATACCACAGCTAATCATGGTACCGAAGACCATTAATTCACTCATGTTATGTTTGAAAGCGTTATTAATCTGTGCGCCTGTTTGTTTTGCAGTGCGGCTTGCAAACATATCAATCCAGCCTTTTGATTTAAAGCGAACATCTTTGCTTGTTGGAATATACATGATTTCTTTGACTGGGTTGTTGACTGCGTATCCCAAGCCCTTTGCAAGAATCATAACGCTAAAGGTTGCCCAGAGTAGTTGACCTGTGCTTGGGTTGCCAAGTTTGAAAAAACTGAACAGTGATAAAAATGCAATTGCTAGGCAAATAGGAAACAACAATAAGCAGAATTTGAGTCCAAATCGTTTGATCAGATAGCTTGTGCCAAGAAGTGCCATGAAGAACGCCATGGTGTTAACGCAAATACCATAAATACCTTGAAATTGTGCAAAGCCTGCTTCACCGCAAAATGATGGGTAGACATAGGCATTGGATTGCATTTGGTATTCTATAATTTGGGTGATAATTTCATAGACGGTAGAAACAATTAATACACCAAGCAAATACGGTTTTGTTACCAGCAATATGAGGCCAGAGAAAAATCCTTCAAAAAAACCTTCTGTTTTTTTTTCTGTTGCATGTGCTTGTCGGTTGCCAATAAGTTCTTGGTGCGGAGTGACGAGCATGAAATAATACATGGCGCCGCCGGCTGCTA is from Candidatus Dependentiae bacterium and encodes:
- a CDS encoding ABC transporter ATP-binding protein, producing the protein MQQNILSIKNITKIYQGKNGTTKALDNVSLDIHKGEIFGLLGVNGAGKTTLSSIIATLHPATSGDILFNGTSIYKNIPDYRTHLGFCPQTQNLDQFLTVKENLLFAGRYFLIPEEIVQQRTDKLIEQLELKRHENAAIDSLSGGTKQRVLIARALMHNPEIVILDEPTVGLDPDIRRKLWAIIRNLKSMGITIILTTHYLDEAEVLSDRVCILHRGRLILIESVAALKAKHSMDNLEDIFIHITKDIQEL